The genomic window ATCTTCACTTTCGCTACCACCTGCTAAAAGTAATTCAATTGAATTTTTTAAATGTTTAGCTCTCCATTGTAATAATGTGGCAATCAACTCCTGAATTTCAGAAGCTAGCAAGCTCAAAATCAAGTAAATAAAAACTAAGCCAAGAGTAATATCCACAACGACAGGTAAATTCATTGATAGGCTCCAATAATTTTTTAGTGGCTTTTTTTTGGAAAAATGCTACTAGCAAATTGTATAGCACACATATTTCAATGAAATAATCACTTAATGAAATTTAAAATACTAAAATTTGCTAATTTGGAATAATTTTAATCAAGAATCATCTCTATAAGAATCATAAATTGTTTTTGAAAGCTGAAAATCTTGTATTTAGTCCTCTTGAGAGGAATGCAAGCTATTAGTATCAGAATTTATCCCAGGCGCGATAGTAACGAAGCGGAAGATTTAAATATGTTGGTAATTACTATCTAAAAAGATTACAACTAATTCCTTTAAGTGTTCAGCACGCTATTTAAACCCTGTAGCAATTATTTCATATTTTTCTGAATTTAGCCAGATAAAAACTAAGTAGATAAAAATTAAACTAAGCGTCACATTAAGAAGGAAATACAAGTTAATTTACGGACTACCTAACAGGTAATAAATAATTTATTGGTTGTATTATTTTTATCATTTATCAGCTTAAATGTTCTTTAAATAACCAAGATAAATTTTTCAAAAAATAGCGCTAATTAGAGAAAGTTGAGTTAATCTTGGAAACTAGCAATTGTTAATAACATACGTTGTTACTGGGTGCAACATTGGAGATTTGCTTTGGTCTCTATGTAATCAAACCAGCAAGTAAAATGATTAACATAGAATATGCAAGAAGGAAGCTTTATTTGGAGTCATCTAGAAAAACAGCATCGCACGGTTGGCAAATGGATTGATTGGGTATGGCTAATAGTATTGCTGTTGGCAGCAGTGTTACTATTTAGCATCAATCTGGGAGGATTGCCGCTGCGAGATTGGGATGAAGGGACTGTGGCACAGGTTGCTCGTGAAATTTGGCACGCTCCAGCAGGTTCAATGCGTTGGCTTTACCCAACGCTAGGAGGCGAACCATACTATAACAAGCCGCCTTTGATGCATTTGCTAATAGCTTGGGCTTATTCTCTAGGAGGCGAAAATGAGTTGACAACGCGCCTACCTGGAGCAATTTTAACAGCGACATCTGTACCTTTACTGTATTGCATTGCTCGAGAGATATTTCGCCAACGTTGGGCAGCGATTTATAGCGCCTTAATTTATCTAACAATGTTACCTGTGGTGCGTCATGGGCGGTTGGCAATGTTGGATGGGGCGATGGTAAGTTTTTTGATGGTGATGATGTTGTGCGTGTTGCGATCGCGCCGAGATTTACGTTATTGCCTTGGTGTTGGTATTAGTTTTGGGTTGATTTGCCTGACTCAAGGACTGCTAGGCATATTGCTAGGTGCGATCGCGATCGTATTTCTGTTTTGGGATACGCCACGACTACTCACCTGTTACTATCTGTGGATAGCAATCTTAATTGGTATTCTGCCTGTAGCTGGTTGGTATAGTGCCCAACTAATTCACTATGGTTACACTTTTGCTCAAATTGGCCTTGCAAACCCATCACTAGACCGAATTGGCTCTGTTGTAGAGGGGGATTCTGAACCACCTTGGTACTATGTTATTGAACTTCTCAAGTACACATGGCCGTGGTTATTATTCTTACCACAAACTGTCCGCTTAACCTGGGAAAATCGTAACCTTAGCTGGGCAAAACTAGTAATGGCGTGGAGTGGTGTTTATCTGTTGGTAATTTCTTTCATGATTACCAAAGTTCCCTGGTATCTATTCCCGATTTACCCTAGTTTAGCCTTAGCTTTTGGTATCCAGTTATCAGAGACAGAAAATTCGCCTTTACTCTCATCCTATCCCCGTGCTTGGGTTGCTGGTTTGGCGATCCTTGCTGTAGTCGCTTCTGCTGGTAGCATTTATTTCAGTTGGGGTACAACCCCGAAAACAGACTTACAACTGATTTTTGCCGCAGTAGCTTTAACTATGACTTTAGCAGCTATTTTGGCAGAGCGAGGCGACGGGCAATTTCTGAAGATTTTGTTTTGGGGAAGTTATATTTCACTGCTGCTGTTAATGAAATCTAACTACTGGGTTTGGGAATTATCTGAAGCCTATCCAGTTAAACCAGTCGCCGCCATGATCGTGCGGGCAAATCCAGCTACGAGGAAGATTTACACATCTTTTCCCTACCATCGTCCCTCGTTGGATTATTATAGCGATCGCACCATCATTCCCGCTTCTGTTGGCGAACTGGAATATTATTGGCACTACAACGGCCAACCCTATTTCCTGCTTCATGCATCTGCTTTCAACAATCTTGAATTAGAGTCGATGAAGCTAATTGACCAAGCTGAAGGCTGGAAGTTAGTTACAAAAGATACAAATCGATTGTAAATGTCGGGCATGGGGCAGAAGAGGCAGAGGAGAAAGACTTACTACAATTTCTCCCCCGCTCCTCATCTTCCTCATCTTCCTCATCTTTCTCATCTCCCCCTGCGTTTACGATTACCTACCCAAGCATGTATGGGGATATCAGTACAATTTCGCCATAATAGATAGGTGCATTCTGTTGCTGATTGATTTCCGGCGTGAAATACTTCAAAAATGCCATAATAGGCAATTTAATAGATTATTGAAGGCAGAAATGCGCCTGCTGGCTCGTTGTACAGTCCCATACTCATCAATGTCATTGGTCGAACTACGTGCAATCCTTTCTCTAAGCACCAGCGCAATAACTCAGTATTGCGGGTTGGCAACAGAAATCCTGATTCGGAAATTGCTGTTCCAGCGCCGAGGAGGGCCTTGAGGTCTTGATTACTATGTGCAACTGCGTGTCCATCAAAGCCAAGTACAGTTGTGTATCCTGTAATGTTACCGTTATGTTCAACTACTGTAAGCGTTTGTTGCTCAATCGCATCAAGTAATTCCAGGTGACGAACATGACCATGAACTTGAAAACAGAGTTTGTTGCAGATATCAATATCTGCTAAGGTTGCTGTACGAACCACATACCCTAAAACTTCAAGTTGAAGCGTCGTACCTTTTAGGACTGCAAGCGGTTCTCGCACATGAAATCCGAGCTTGGTATATAAGGATAATGAACTACTATTATAGGCAGCTTGCACTAACCTCACACCTGCAAACTTCTGCTGCCGTGCGTAATCTAAAACGTATTGCATGAGATGTTTCCCGATTGAACATCCTTGTGTCATCGGGCTAACTGAGAGTGGCCCAATTCCCGCAATTGCTCCATTACTCCAGAGGAAATTGCTGCCGACAATATGTCCATCTAGTTCAGCTACAACCGAGTAAATATTTTGACGCTTAAGCAGAGAGGAAAACCACTCAATTGTAGCTTCGACTGAACCCCAGTCTATAGTATAATTATGTTGGTCATGGAGTATCTTAAAGGCTTGGTAACAGATTGAACCGCAGTCATGGGCGTCTTCAATTCTTCCCTCTCGTAAAATGAAGTTTGTGCTTTTCATAATTGGTAGACTAGCCGTTTCAATTTTGTTGCTTACCAGATTTATCAAACTACCCTTTCAGCTTATTTTGTCCCTTATTATGAGTCGTTGTGGGCAATGTTTTCATCCCAAGTATTACCAGACGGGAAATTATAGATCCTCTGGTATCCAGATTTTCTACATTGTTTGGCTAGACTTATAGGATTTGCTGTACCCCGCAAAAAATTAAGGAATCATCGCTACCTTAATAACTTGACGCGCCTTCATCTCACAAAACACCTGTTCTAAATCTTTTAATGGCCGCTGTTCACTAATAAGTAACTCAAAGGGAATTTTGCGACTAGCGATCAGTGCAAGCGCCTCCCGCACATACTTTGGTGTATTATGAAACACGCCTTTGATGGTCAGTTCGCTGTAGTGTAGCTGTTCTGTATTGACGGTAATGCTGGTATCCCGTGGACATCCACCGAATAAGTTGACTGTTGCACCAGGACGGGCGCAGGCGATCGCAGTTTCCCAAACACTTGGTACACCAGTTGCTTCAATCACCACATCTGCGCCCCATCCTTGGGTGAGTTCTTTCACCACACTGGGAATATCCGGGATTTGACGATAATTAAAGGTCTGGGTTGCACCCAATTTCTGACCAATTTCTAGCCTGTGGTTATTACCTCCCCACAGCAACACCTGGGCTTGACCACTCAACGCCGCCACAAACATCAGCCCGATCGCCCCATCTCCTAAGACGACTACTTGATCTTTGGCTTTGACGTTAGAACGGGCTACACCATGCAACACACAAGCTAGAGGTTCCGTCATTGCTGCCAATTCCCACGGCAACTCATCAGGAATCTGTAACAAATTATGCTGTACTATAGCTGCGGGAATTTTCATGTATTCGGCAAAAGTCCCATTATTCCAGGTCAGATTCGGACATAATGAATACTCTTGCCGTTGACAAAAAAAGCACTTCATGCAGGGGGCAGAATTATTAGCGACGATGCGATCGCCTACTTGCCAACCACTGACACCTGCGCCCAAGGCAACAATTCGCCCAGCAGCTTCGTGACCAAACAGCGTCGGCGTTTTCAGCATTTTGGCATGACCACCACGCCGCCAGACTTTCAAATCTGTACCACAAGTTGTTGCCGCCCCCACTTGAATCACAACTTCGCCAGTCGCCGGAGTGGGGTCAGGAACTTCCTCTAAGCGGAAATTTTCTTGACCATAAAGTAACGCTGCTAACAAAGCTTTAAACCTATCAATTAGCTCCATCCGATTTTACCAGTTGAAGCTAGTTGATAGGTTTAAACAAATCAGTCTTGATTTATAGTAGGCTTTTATTAATCTAAAATGCCGTCAAACTAGGAATTCACCACTGGCTGGGGAACAACTCCGGTATTCCGGGTTTCCACATTCGGCAAACGAGTAACAGTTAATAGCGGTACTTCTTGTCGGCACGACAGGCAAAACCAATATAGTTCACCATGACGGGCATGACGCAGCAGGGAACCACCGCAGCATGGGCAGGTGTTGGCTCTCGTACTCATACCAATGTTCTCCTTAAAAAAGTTATTGTTTAAACTGGATAAAAAAGCAATTGATTAAAACTGAATGTTAGCTGCATGAATGCGGCCATTCGATTCTATGCGGTCTTTAATAATTTGTCTGTAAAGAGCTTCATATCCGTTAACCATTTGGCTAACACTAAAGTTGTTTTCTACATATTCTCGACAGGTTTGACGATTGAGTTCTAAAGCTAATGGAATCATCGCTGCCATTTCTGCATAGCTTTTGCAGACAAAACCTGTTTTACCGTGAGCAATCACCTCAGGTACGGAGCCGTAATTCATGGCAAGCACTGGTGTACCAGCTGCCATTGATTCAATCATTACTAACCCAAAAGGTTCTTGCCAGTTAATCGGGAAAAGAGTTATGGCTGCATTGCCCAGAAGTTCAGCCTTTTCGGCGTGGTTAATTTCGCCTAGATATTCAATTTGCTGACCATCTATATGGGGGACAATCTCTTGTTCAAAAAACTTAGAGTCTACTAGATCAAGCTTTCCTGCCATCTTCAAGCGCCAACCACTCTGTTTAGCAATAGCGATCGCATGTTGTGGCCCTTTTTCTGGCGAAAAACGACCTAAAAATGCCAAATATGGAGGTTCTGACGGTTGGGCTACAAATGGGTAATCTGCTAGCTCAATTCCGTTATAAACCGTGCCAATATAATTCAGATCGATTTGACGCTGCGAGTTACTAATGCTGACGTATGGTTGCTTTTGGTGGTAGCTAAATGCGTGACGGTTGTCGTTTGTAAAATTACCGTGCAGGGTGTGCACTGTAGAAGTTGCTGTTATCAAACTCGCTAAAGGTAGTGCCGAAATCCCTACATGAGAATGGATAATATCGAATTGGGCAGCACTTTGGTAAACTTGGCTCAGTTCTAACATTTCGTACACTGCATACTCTTTGACACTTGGGTCTAAGCGCAATGCCTGCGGATAAACTGCTTGTAAATGAGCCAAAGTTTGAGAATCGCCAGAGGCAAATAAAGTTACCTCATGACCGCGACGAACAAGTTCATCAGTCAAGCGACTCACTACCAGTTCTATTCCTCCATAACTAAGAGGTGGAACCCTTTCCCATAAGGGGGCAACTTGAGCGATTTTCATAAGTTTTTTTGGTTCAGTCTATGAAATTGTCCTCATACAATAATGAGTTACATGATTATTGTATGAGTAAAGAGAATTTGTACTTACTCTTTTGACATTTAAATTAATCTAATAGGCTCCCAAAAGCGCAATAACGGCTAACCGGACCGCAAATTCTCTACCGACAAATTTAAGAACAATCGGCAAAAGTCAACTACAATCTATGTTTCTAGCATATAGCAAATCAATTACTTGTTGCATCTGTCTTGGGTATCATAATGAAGTAGAATATTTGGTAGCATAACTTACAAAATTGAATATTTTGTAGCTGACAATACTAAAATCTTCAATGGGATCAAATCATTAAAGCTTCGTTTAAACGTAATTGGGAAATGGAACAGAAATTATAAATATTAAGTAATTGGACAAAAATTACATAATGTGTAATTAGTAATTTACAAAAATTTTGATAATTAACTAATGAAAATCGCTACTTGGAACGTTAACTCAATTCGCACTCGCCTCGAACAGGTTACCGATTGGTTAACTAACAATCCGGTTGATGTTCTCTGCTTGCAAGAAACCAAAGTTGTAGATGCCGAGTTTCCGCGATCGCCTTTTGAGCAGTTGGGCTATAACCTTTATATATCAGGACAAAAATCCTATAATGGCGTAGCCCTGATTAGCCACCAGCCACTTCTAGATGTAAGTAGCGGGTTTAGGGCGATTCTGACCGATTTACACCCCGAATGGGATGAGCAAAAGCGGGTAATTACAGGTGTAATTGATGGTGTTCGGATTGTTAACTTATATGTTCCCAATGGCGCAGCAGTCGGAACTGAAAAATATGAATATAAACTGCGCTGGTTGATTGCGCTACGCGAGTATTTGCGATTGTTGGTGCTGTCACAACCTGCGATTTGTGTGTGCGGTGACTTCAACATCGCCCTAGAAGACAAGGATATTCACGAGCAAGTGAGTACAGAAAATCACATTATGGCAACAGAAACAGAGCGCCAAGCCTTACGGGATATTCTGGAACTAGGATTTGCCGATGCTTTTCGCAAATTCACTACAGAAGGTGGAAATTATAGCTGGTGGGATTATCGCACCGCAGCTTTCCGTCGCAACTTAGGTTGGCGGATTGACCATCACTATCTCACACCTATGCTGTATGAGCGTGCTAAAAGTTGCATTATCGATGTTGCACCCAGGAAATTAACCCAACCCAGCGACCATACGCCAGTAATTGTGGAATTTTGAATGGGGGATTGGGGATTGGGCATGGTAAGAAGCAGGGGAGCAGGGTGCAGAGGTGAGAATTTTCTCCCCGCGTAAGTCCTACATTTGTGATTGCGAATGAAGCGGACTCCAACTCTACCAGACGCTTTGCGAACCCAGAAGCAAGCTACGCAAAAGCCCTTCTCAAGACAGGAGACGCTCTTGCGTTCGGGCATCCTACAGCAGGCGTTCCCGCAGGGTAGCAATTCGCTTGCGGTTTGGGATTGCTTTGCTAGATTTCATTTCGCTCGCAATGACATAATTTTGTGTAACCACTTAGTGTTAGCGTCGCTTCTTGTAGAGGCGCTACGCTAACAAAGTAGGGCTAGAGCCGCTTACTATAAACCTTTAATTATTTACGCCGACGTACTTACAGCTATTTTCAGGTAAATAGACCACGCGGTAGGGGCGCAAGGCCTTGCGCCCCTACGACAGATGTGGTTCAAATACTTGAATTCTGCTGTAATACCCAACCCCTATCAATCAATCTAACGGATGATATATATCCTCAGAACTGGGATTGAGATAAGGATGCTGTAAATCTATTAGATGTTGCGTAAAGTGTTGGTCAATCATCCTCATCCGCTCCTCCATCGCATTCTTACCTTTTTGCCAAGCTTCTAATAAAGCATTAGCGACAATTTGGCAGCGGTTCATCCCAAAACTTTCCTGTGCTGCAAATTTTTGGGTTGGTTCTTCGGCTAAACCTAACCCTGGTGCTAAAAATTTGGTAAACAAGGGAATTTCGGGCTGAAAATGGGATTGATTTTCTGGATAAATAGCCTGAAGGATTGTGCGAATTCCTGAATAGTCGGGGAGTTCAAAGTAGAGTAGCCCCGAATCATAGCGTCCGTATGCACAGGGATTATGAAGAACCTGAAAGTTAAAAGGAATCGACGCTGCATTCAATTGCAGTGTCAGGCTTTCCATGAGAGCGATCGCACCAGATGGCGTAAAGTTAAAGTAAATTCGCCCTGCTCCCAAATCAGCATCGGGGTTGCTCTGGCGTTCCTGTCCGACATTACTAACTGCCAAGTAAGAGTCATTTTGTAGTCGATTTTTGGGCATCCAGATTGCTACCATGTCACCCACTTTGGTAGATTTTTTACTGGATTCTAGATGGCAGTCTGGCTCAATATAAAGTGTTAAACCGCCTTTAGTCACTGCCATAGTACCATCAGGTTCTTTCCGCAATACCTGCCATCGAGGGTCAAAGTAACCGATGCCGTGATTATTGGCGTGCAGATGTTCGTAAAAGTCCCAATCAATTTCCAAAATGGAATTATCTGCTAAATTATGCTTTGGCGGGTGATTATTACTACCAGTATTGACTGCCAAAGTACTTTGCAGGGAGCCATTGTAATAAATCCCATAAAGAAAGTTTCGCAGCAGGAGAGTGAGATATTTTTGTTGTAAATCTACAGAATTGTGCTGAAATCTGTCAGCTATTTTAGTTGGCAGAGCAAAGGGTTGATAATTGGGATGGTAAATACAAAAATTTGACTCAATCTGGATATTCTTAGCAATATCAAATAGAGAATTTAGCGGTTGATTGATAGAGTAATTTAGCATTAATCCATTCACAACTCAAATTTTAAAATCCAAAATTATGAAACAACTCTGGGGCAAAATCTTCTGAGATTTATGATAGGGGAAATAACACGCAGAACCATTTAAAATGTCTAATTTAATTTGAAACCCAGCTTTTAAATTGTTCTGCTCCCTGCCATTAACAACCGCGAAGCCGAGTCTTTTCGTAATAAATCCGAAGTAGCTGTGGCTCCTTTACAGGCTGAGGAAGTTTATGGATTTTTGCCACAGGATTCAGGATTTCTGACTCTGATATCCCGAAAATAGTCAGTATAGCTTGCTGCGGCATAGTGAGTAAACTTTTAGCCACTTGCAGCATACAGATATCAGCATTATTAAAGGATTTGCGGCAGGTAATCATATCCTGAATTTGATGAATCAGTGCTAGCCCCGCAAACTGGATAACGCGCAAAATAAAGTCACTGCGGTATGACAAAATCATGGGGAAAGCATTTATATAAGCTCTAATTAGGGCAACAATTGAAGGTTGTAAAATCTCTAAAGGCGTCAACGCCAGATGTAGAGATTCTTCTAACTCAATGGTAGGGTCTACTACGAGGCTCTTGAGCCAAATTCCTAAATAGCTTGCTAGTAAAGTTCCTAAATCAAAGGCTGGATCTCCCCAAGAACAAGCTTCCCAATCAATTAGTCGTACTAGGCAATTGTCTAGTTTCTCCCACCTGGAATGAACCAAAATGTTGTTCAATTTCAGGTCGTTGTGAGTCAAGCAGCAAGGATTCCAGTCATATGCCAAATCTGCGATCGCTGATTCCAAACTCTCCGACTGCTGGTAAAGTAGATAGAATTTCAGCGCATCCGTGGGAACAGTCCCAAAAATCTCTGGCCCAATTGACTCTACCCCTTGCGCCGGATTGTAAAAGCCATAGCGAAACTCTCCTTCGGGAGCAGTTGCCATAAAATCCCTATATTCTCGGCGGTTATAGGTTGCCCGATGGAGTCCCGCCAAAGTAGTACCGATCGCAGAAGCAATTTGTTGTGGAAAAATATCATTGTTGTGGTAGAATATCGCAAGCTCCAGATATTCACTCAGGTAATTGCGGACGAGGATAGAATTTTCTTCGTCAAAATGCACTACCAATGGTGCGTAGTTTACCGCCGTAGGCATCGCGGAAATATTGCCAAGAACTGGAAAATGCTGGAGCAACTGGTGAAACAGCCACTCCTGAAACAAATCATGGGGCGCGGCGTCTTTGTTATTAAGGTTACGTTCTTGTTTAATGAACAGTTTGCGATTATCTGCTAGAGTCACTAATAAATTGAAATTGTTCTTACTACTTCCTGGCAACTCAGATTTGTCTGATGCGCCATCTTCTGAGCTACACAGTCCCGCATCTTGCAGATACTGGATAACGTTATGAGAAGACAGTGATAATACCATGTATTATTTCCTACTTCATTAAATTACTTAAACTTATCTGTGTTGGTATTTGCTTGTACTTAGCAGTTCTCGGTAGATAGTAACTAGTGTGTGAATAACAATAAAGATTTGTACAATCTACTAATATCCCATCTTTGGGATAAAAACCTGCCAAAATGGCACCAAGTCCTTTACAATTGCTTTAAAATTTGCTCCCAGATAGCGTGACATCTTTACACTTTATCAACATAGTTACTTAGATACATCTAGAGCAAGTTTTATGGTAGAGCCTTTTGATGTAGCTGCATCTCCAGGTTTGTGGCGCAGAAGCATCCCCAGCAAAAAACTGATTAGCGGCAGATGTTGTTCGATGTTTAGTAGTCATCCTGAAAGCAGCAAAGAATTTCAGTAATCCTTCGCAGAAGGAAGCATGACATTCAACGCTATTATTTTTATTTATCATCACAAAGCCAAAAAAACCGGACTTTTTAGGCAATTAGTAATTATTTTTTTCTTTAATTTTCAGAATTTATGTCTGAAAACCTTGTAATCACGTCATTTGTGCCACCGACAAATTGTAGATGACTATAGGCGATCGCAGATAACGGCTACATGAGTGCATCTTATGTAACTGTACTTGTGTCAAGTATGTTAAGGGACTTGCAAATAAAAAACCTTCCTCAAGAGCCTTCCCTGCCTCAAGAGCTTATCCCAACCTTATTGGAAGCCTACCCCACAAGAGTTAACTCCTAGTTTTGATATCGTATAACTGGCATAAGGTGAGGAGTTTTTGCTTGAGGCGATCCGCATTACAACAATATCCGCTTTCCGTGCGACAAATAAATAACTCTAATCAAGTGATTAGCTATGATGTTGTGAATATGCCTCCAATTAGCCTAATTCAGAATATCCAAATGCGAGGTCAATACTATCAATTTGATGGTATTCAAAACTTAAAAATTCCACTTAGGATGGAATATCATTTTCGGAGTTAACTAATTCCCAAAACCTTTGCTACGCTTTTTACTTTTTCGAGGCTCTATCGTCATTAACTCTGCTGTAAAACCTCTGGAATCTTGCAACATTAACTTACGAATTCGCTGGCGTTGGTAAGCCTGCACCTCAGCAGCTAAGGGATGAGTAGGGTCAATTTTTAGGTGAGTAATAGAAGAAACATATTTTTCTTTACTTTCGGGATTATTTGGCTCTTTTAGTCCGCACATAATCCCACCTTCATCTCCTGAATAGCCAACGAAATCAATTTCAAATTCTCTGTCTGGATCAGCATTTTCTCCTTTTTGCTTTAATGTCTTCAAAAACTCCTTTCCAGCCCGTGCTTTAATTGGTAAGCTCTCTTTTAATTTTTCAGTAAGTGCCTTTGCTGCATTGTAATCATCAATTCTCATCGCTCTAGCTCTTTATTTCAGTTTAAAAGGATTTTACTATAGTATTTAACCTTTTCCCCAGTCACAAATTACGCTACAATCTTTAACCCCTGCTAGTTCTGTACGCTCCCCATATCCATCGTGAAACACTATCAACAACAAACCAACGCCTTCCCCAGCGATTACCTAAATAACTTGTGGGGAGAAGTTCAAGCTTGTCCTTACTTTGCTATCAACAACCTCAACCGTGATTTTGTTGGCACCAAAGGATTTTCTGTAGTATTTCAGCGTTGTGGATTAGCAAAAGTAGAACAGCAGTTTCCCTACTTCAAGCCTTACCTAGATTTGGCTCTCCAGCAGAATTGTAATGCTTTTTACCTTAATCCTTTACAGCTAAAAGAAGGCTCCCGTGTCGATCCGCATATTGATCGCTCCTTGCGTTCCTACTCCAAAACCATTGAACCACCTGCGGTTGTTAGTGTCCTCTATGTGCGAGTACCTCCCGATATGGAAGGGGGAGAACTGGTATTGCGATCGCACAAACGCCAACTTGGGCAAATTAAGCCACAAATCAATACTTTACTTTACTTTCAAGGTGATTTAACCCATTCTGTTAATGCTGTGAAAACCCCAGGAAATCGCTTAAGTTTAGTTTGTGAACAGTATAGTTTGAGTGAAGCTGAACTCCAGGAAATTCCAGAGTTCACTGTAGAGTCAAGAAGCACTCAGTCTACAACCAAAAACAGAAACACCTATGCCAAAAACCAACGTTGAAATCGTTCAGGAACTCCTCAAGGGCATCACCAAGTCCGAGGTCGTCAACCGCCTCGTCTCTCCCGACGCCGTCTACGTGTCGCTCAGCTACGATAATCCCGACCTCAAGAAGCTCATGCCCTGGGCGGGCACCCACAAGGACGGCCAAGCCGCCATCCTCAAGACCTTCCAGGATGTCAACACTTTCTGGACCATTGAGGACTTCGACGTCCGCGACATCTTCGGCGAGGGCGAGAACGTGGCTGTCTTCGGCAGCTTCACCGTCCACTCGGTCAAACTCGACAAAACGTTCACCTCACCTTTCTCCATCCAATTGAAGCTCAAGGATGGCCTGGTCACCTACATGCAGTACATGGAGGACACCTTCGGCACCGGCTCGACCTTCCGCTCAAGCGGTATCTGGAAGTTCCAGAGCGACCCCAAGGGCGGTGAAGTCGAGGTTGGAACCTAAAGCTCCCATCTGTCCATCACACCACCAGTGTCCTCGCCAACATCCAGCCTGAGGAACCATCCATTTATGGATGTAAAAATCGCCCTCAAGGAGCATTTGAGCACGGAGTTGAACAACCAGTTCGCGGCGTTAGAGCCGCCGGAACTGTTTATCGGCGAAGTGCAGACAAGCTTCTGTCTGGTCAACTCAACCATCTAATACCATTTCTTTGTGAGGCTGCGCCAAACCCTTTTAACTTCTTTCTTTGTGTCCTACCCTGCGGGAAGCCGTTCCGTGTCTATGCGTCCTTTGCGGTTCGTTTTTCTTTCTTGTACTTAAATATGGTTTAGCGCATCTTCATACAGAATTGGTATAAGAATTGATGTACTCGGAAAGGACTAATTATGAACGGACTAGTAGTCACCAAGGCAACAATGCTTGGTCACACAGTCGGGTATAACCCAATACGGTTCACTTAAGAAAATTGTAGGTTGGGTAGAACTTTAGTGTTACCCAACAAAGTCACGGAAGTGTTGGGTTTCGTTCCTTAACCCAACCTACGCAGAAGTTGAGTTTTAGGCTTAACTGAACTGTATTGGGGTATAACCCTCTTTTGTCACTTTGGGAGAAGCCAATCGCTGAAAGCCTTTCAGAGCTTTAGTTTTCCAGTTTTGGCTACAAACTTTAGTTACTGTTAGATAATATTGGCTCAAAGCTCGACTAAATCAAAGTTTCAGAATCTTGCTTCGATTATTGTTTTCCGAGAGTGACAAAAGAAGGATAAGTGCTCCATCTTTCTACGTGCATCGGTAGTTTTAAAGCCCCAATAAATACTTGTGCCTTGAAGATTGCGTTGTTGCTCCCAAGCAGTAATTTTAGAAGGTAATTTTAGAAGATAAAGCTGAAAG from Nostoc sp. UHCC 0926 includes these protein-coding regions:
- a CDS encoding T3SS effector HopA1 family protein produces the protein MLNYSINQPLNSLFDIAKNIQIESNFCIYHPNYQPFALPTKIADRFQHNSVDLQQKYLTLLLRNFLYGIYYNGSLQSTLAVNTGSNNHPPKHNLADNSILEIDWDFYEHLHANNHGIGYFDPRWQVLRKEPDGTMAVTKGGLTLYIEPDCHLESSKKSTKVGDMVAIWMPKNRLQNDSYLAVSNVGQERQSNPDADLGAGRIYFNFTPSGAIALMESLTLQLNAASIPFNFQVLHNPCAYGRYDSGLLYFELPDYSGIRTILQAIYPENQSHFQPEIPLFTKFLAPGLGLAEEPTQKFAAQESFGMNRCQIVANALLEAWQKGKNAMEERMRMIDQHFTQHLIDLQHPYLNPSSEDIYHPLD
- a CDS encoding phosphotransferase family protein, whose protein sequence is MVLSLSSHNVIQYLQDAGLCSSEDGASDKSELPGSSKNNFNLLVTLADNRKLFIKQERNLNNKDAAPHDLFQEWLFHQLLQHFPVLGNISAMPTAVNYAPLVVHFDEENSILVRNYLSEYLELAIFYHNNDIFPQQIASAIGTTLAGLHRATYNRREYRDFMATAPEGEFRYGFYNPAQGVESIGPEIFGTVPTDALKFYLLYQQSESLESAIADLAYDWNPCCLTHNDLKLNNILVHSRWEKLDNCLVRLIDWEACSWGDPAFDLGTLLASYLGIWLKSLVVDPTIELEESLHLALTPLEILQPSIVALIRAYINAFPMILSYRSDFILRVIQFAGLALIHQIQDMITCRKSFNNADICMLQVAKSLLTMPQQAILTIFGISESEILNPVAKIHKLPQPVKEPQLLRIYYEKTRLRGC
- the cas5d gene encoding type I-D CRISPR-associated protein Cas5/Csc1, whose product is MRRSALQQYPLSVRQINNSNQVISYDVVNMPPISLIQNIQMRGQYYQFDGIQNLKIPLRMEYHFRS
- a CDS encoding 2OG-Fe(II) oxygenase → MKHYQQQTNAFPSDYLNNLWGEVQACPYFAINNLNRDFVGTKGFSVVFQRCGLAKVEQQFPYFKPYLDLALQQNCNAFYLNPLQLKEGSRVDPHIDRSLRSYSKTIEPPAVVSVLYVRVPPDMEGGELVLRSHKRQLGQIKPQINTLLYFQGDLTHSVNAVKTPGNRLSLVCEQYSLSEAELQEIPEFTVESRSTQSTTKNRNTYAKNQR
- a CDS encoding nuclear transport factor 2 family protein → MPKTNVEIVQELLKGITKSEVVNRLVSPDAVYVSLSYDNPDLKKLMPWAGTHKDGQAAILKTFQDVNTFWTIEDFDVRDIFGEGENVAVFGSFTVHSVKLDKTFTSPFSIQLKLKDGLVTYMQYMEDTFGTGSTFRSSGIWKFQSDPKGGEVEVGT